Part of the Misgurnus anguillicaudatus chromosome 25, ASM2758022v2, whole genome shotgun sequence genome, GAGCTTTGTAATAGTGGTTCAGGTGATCGGGTTGCCCAACACTTGGCAGGGTCATGATCTCGGGTTCGTGCATTCTCGGACTCTGGCCACCTCCGCCTGTTCCTACTCCCGCATGGACGGTGCCCCCACCCGCGATGCCGCTAGCTCCACCACCAGATCCGATCTCATCTTCGACGTTAATGATCTCAATGGCACGTGCCGGGCCGTGGTGTTTGTGCAGCTGGTGTTGCTTGCGAAGTTTGTAGAAGACGACCAACATCACGGCGGCCATGAAGGTGATGGCCACAAAGCAGCCGATGATGATTTTGGTCGTCTTCATCACGTCCTCGAGACCCGACAAGTTGGCGACGTCTGTGATGGAGACGGTGTACGGGTGATCGGGTGCACGTGTGGCTCGGGGTGACAGGGAGGACAGCATGGAGCCGGTTGGACCCGGCGAAGCAGATGCGGCCGTCGGTCCCGGAAAACTAATAAAGGTCTCGGTGACAAACTGCCGGGCCGAATCGTGACCCTCTTGCCCCGACTCTACGGTTTCGACTGTCACGGTTGTGAAGTAGCTGTAGCCATTGCCTGGATCGGGCGCAGAAACGTTCAACACGGCTGTTGCGGTGGTATTGCCCGCAGAGTTGGTTACCATACAGGTATATGGGCCTGTGTCTTGCATGGTCACGTTGGTGAAGTTCAGGGTTCCGTCGTGCAGGACAGAGATTCGGACCTTGTACGCACCGTGGGTCATTAAGGTACCATTCGGGGTCAGCCAGTTAACGGAAGTCATCGATGTCCCGGTGCGGCATTTAAGCTCAGCGGCCATTCCCTCCGTCACGTTCAGGTCAGTCGGCGGCTCCACAATCACGGGTGCGTAGCAGGTGAAGTCTCGCTGGTCGAGATCTCCGATGTATCTGCCCTTAGCGCCAGGTGGCGCGTGACAACGTGCGCAACACGTGGAGTTATCGGGTACGGTTTCTTTCAGCCACCAGCTCAACCACAGAACGTCGCAATTGCAGACCCAAGGGTTGTGGTTCAGATGAACACGCTCCAACTGCTGCAGTGGGGTGAAGAGGTCGTGGGGCAGCGAGTGCAAAGAATTATGAGATAGGTTGAGCTCCTCCAGGTTCTTAAGATCGTCAAAGGCGTTCCGCTCGATGACGGAAATCCGAGAGTGCATGAGCCACAGTTTACGCAAGGAAACGAGGCCTTGGAATGATCCGGGCCGTACCACGCCCAGCTGGTTTCCTGATAGCTCCAGTTCCTCTAGACGCACGAGGGGTGTCAAGTTGGGTACATCCTTAAGCCCACACATGCCCAAATTCAGGAAACGTAGGTTCTCCAGCCCATCGAATGCCACCTCCGAGATGAAGCTTAGTTTCCGCAGCTCGCCAAGATCTAATCGCCGCAGCGATGGCACACGGTGGAAAGCGTACGCTGGGAGCGTCTCTATGGGATTGTTTCTCAGCCAGAGTTCACGTAGCTTACTCAAGTACTCGAAGGCCTGTGATGGAACCAGTGGCAGTCTGTTGTCAAACAACTCCAAGGTGATGAGATTGGGAAGGCCATTAAACGCTCCGACCTCAATTTGACGGATCTGGTTCTTAGACAACTGCAAAATCTCCAGGTGACTTAGATGCTTAATGGTGTCCGACTTGATCACCTGCAGAAAAGAGAGAGACAATTTGCCTGTGTTATATCTTTGTTTTGAAAGTAGATATTATTACCCTTACCTAACCATGGTTTATACATAGTTTTTGTAACAAACCATGGCTATGTTTTGGTTACCATGATTTAACTATAGTAAACATGGTTATTtgactgtagtaaaaccatggttaaattTCATGAGGTTAATTTTGTGTGATAATAAGAACATCACCATGTTAATCcttttttttaactttgcaTTACAAAACCAACTGTTAAAAAGTGAGCTTTCCAAGCATTCTTTTATTTCTTTGGTACAGCACATCATAACAAATCCAAGTTTACAGTATAGACTTGTATGGCATACAGAAGATGTTGTCACCTGTATGGAGTTCTCCTGTAGGTTGAGGTATCGAGTATTGAATGAGATACTCTGTGGAACTTCATTTAAACCTTTTCTGGTACAAATCACTCGACTGGCTTGATTCGAACAGCTACAGGGAGGAGGGCAGCTAGGACTCGCCTCAGCCAATCTAGGTCCAAGGAGGGTTGGCCACAATAACAGTTGGACCAACCAGATGAGGGGGGAGGGGCTGGAAAAGCCTGTTACCATAGCAGCCTGCATGGCAATTGGGTCATGTCCTGCCCCTTTCCTAAAAAAGGAAGCACCAAAAACACCTTAAAACTTTATCGTTCACTTAACAGAAAAATTTGAAAACGTGAACATGCGCTATCTATAACAACACACAAAAGaagaaaatgttgtttttactATTAACTTCAGGTAATCAGGTAACTTGTGGCATCAAAGTGTAAATCCACGTGTTTGTTAACAGCACTGGATGCTGCTATGGGAATCTTCTGCTTTCCATCAGAATGGTCACAGTCAGCATTGGCTTTAGTGAGAGTCAGCACTGgtggtgagagagagagagaaaggacgAGAGAGGTCAAAAACTGCATATATGTACAGCTTATCATATTTCATACAGCTAAGGGTGTAATGACAAGTGGATCAGCAACAAAACCTGTGACCTCTAGGCCTGCCAAAGTGAAGCTGTTTACTGTCATGCTAATACATTTTCACTTTAATGTTGATTTTGTAAAGTTGCTTTTACGCCTTGTGGTTCCATAACTGTGGACCTATTCATTAACATAAACACTTTTCTTTTTCCTACATACTAAATCCTTCTTGAACTGCTTTTGTGTGGTCTTAAAAACACACCAGAAGGCAAAATTCAAAACTCTTCAGATATACACTTAATAGAATTTCCATTTCATCGATTCATAAACAAATGTGCCAgctattttaaatgagcctAAGGGGGTGTATAGTCTTAAAGatacaaaaatttaaaatacaattttacaaaaaatataaactataaATTAAAGCTTTTGCATCTTTGCACATCACACGCAGGCGCATCCTCAATGTGTGTGTCTGCGCGCGCGctcgtgtatgtgtgtgtgtgtgtgtgtgtgtgtcacaggTGCGGTGGTGCAGCTTCACTGTAACCATGACAACGCTAAATTGATTTGCAGATGCTCGGTGTCGGAATCCGGTTGGGTGGCGGCGCTCTATTTGCTCTACGGCTCGGTTAAAACCCAACCACAGGCCAAAAAATCCCGAGCCGAATGTAAAGATTGAAATATCTATTTTATAATCGATAGTACAGGCCGTGAATCaatcattttcaaataaaagcCGCAGTATGTCTGTAATCTCCATTATGTACTGAAAGATACAGAGCGTCTTATAGTCTTATGTGACCGATAATCGGTGCACATGCATGTAAATGCGTTACTGACTGCGGCGTCTTTTTAACGGAGCCCGTCGTACGCGTTTGAAATACACAAGTGAGggcctgacacacacacacacacacacacacacacacacacacacacacacacgaagaCGCGCAACAAAATGGCACACGGCGCGGGTTTGATCGAGAAAAATGCAAATCAAAGCGTTATTTCCATAACTAAATGTCAGAGATTTCTCCAAAGGATATAACGCGTAATTACAACATCCAAatcgattaaaacataaaagcaGTTAAATAAGCTaatggaataaataaataaataaattcatacatgcAATTGCGTGAAAGGAATGCTAAATGAGATGTCTTACCGTTCTTCTCTCATGCGTCTATATGGCATTATCCAAATCCGCATCATACATTTCCATGTGGCAACCTTTGGAAAAACCAAATCAATGCCAATCAAACACACAACACGCATTTGTAACCAAACCTAATCTCATAAACCATGCATATAATTAAACGGCAGTCTAA contains:
- the lrrc4bb gene encoding leucine-rich repeat-containing protein 4B, which gives rise to MQAAMVTGFSSPSPLIWLVQLLLWPTLLGPRLAEASPSCPPPCSCSNQASRVICTRKGLNEVPQSISFNTRYLNLQENSIQVIKSDTIKHLSHLEILQLSKNQIRQIEVGAFNGLPNLITLELFDNRLPLVPSQAFEYLSKLRELWLRNNPIETLPAYAFHRVPSLRRLDLGELRKLSFISEVAFDGLENLRFLNLGMCGLKDVPNLTPLVRLEELELSGNQLGVVRPGSFQGLVSLRKLWLMHSRISVIERNAFDDLKNLEELNLSHNSLHSLPHDLFTPLQQLERVHLNHNPWVCNCDVLWLSWWLKETVPDNSTCCARCHAPPGAKGRYIGDLDQRDFTCYAPVIVEPPTDLNVTEGMAAELKCRTGTSMTSVNWLTPNGTLMTHGAYKVRISVLHDGTLNFTNVTMQDTGPYTCMVTNSAGNTTATAVLNVSAPDPGNGYSYFTTVTVETVESGQEGHDSARQFVTETFISFPGPTAASASPGPTGSMLSSLSPRATRAPDHPYTVSITDVANLSGLEDVMKTTKIIIGCFVAITFMAAVMLVVFYKLRKQHQLHKHHGPARAIEIINVEDEIGSGGGASGIAGGGTVHAGVGTGGGGQSPRMHEPEIMTLPSVGQPDHLNHYYKAHHFNNNILGLNMSSGMLNNKPNQSSQNQAPTMKICDGSTSPPLPIPIPMAMTFHGTLKGLSHGPNMQTEPLLLSNGSKESVQETQI